A part of Gossypium hirsutum isolate 1008001.06 chromosome A07, Gossypium_hirsutum_v2.1, whole genome shotgun sequence genomic DNA contains:
- the LOC107913185 gene encoding hexose carrier protein HEX6, translating to MAVGLAIASEGGQYNGRLTLLVLLSCMMAATGGIIFGYDLGISGGVTSMEPFLKKFFPKVYTKMKEDTKISNYCKFDSQLLTSFTSSLYIAGLISSFLASPVTGAFGRKPSILIGGAAFLAGSALGGAAVNVYMLILGRVLLGVGVGFANQSVPLYISEMALPRHRGAMNIGFQCGVGLGVLSANIINFGTEKIKGGWGWRISLALAALPASILTIGAILLPETPNSLIQNSSNPDKAKTVLQRIRGTTDVQAELDDLVEASLISKTINRPFRKIIQRKYRPQLVMAIAIPFFQQVTGINVITFYAPILFRTIGQGESASLMSAVVTGLVGTTATFVSALVVDKLGRKTLFMIGGIQMFVTQITIGVIMAILLGDHGGLSKGYAYLVLALICVYVAGFAWSWGPLGWLVPSEIFPLEIRSAGQSITVAMGFLFTFIIAQSFLAMLCRFESGIFFFFGGWVVVMTAFVYFLLPETKNVPIEQMEKVWKDHRFWKTIVGEVDDEKKAYRQQGA from the exons GTGGAGTGACGTCGATGGAGCCATTTTTGAAGAAGTTTTTCCCAAAAGTTTACACAAAGATGAAAGAAGATACCAAAATCAGCAATTACTGCAAATTCGACAGCCAATTGTTGACTTCATTTACGTCCTCACTCTACATAGCTGGCCTTATTTCGTCTTTCTTGGCATCGCCAGTGACTGGAGCCTTTGGCCGCAAGCCCTCCATCCTTATAGGAGGAGCTGCATTCCTTGCTGGTTCAGCACTTGGTGGTGCGGCTGTTAACGTCTACATGTTGATACTCGGTCGTGTCTTGCTAGGCGTTGGAGTTGGATTTGCAAACCAG TCAGTCCCATTATATATCTCTGAAATGGCGCTTCCCAGACACAGAGGAGCAATGAACATTGGCTTCCAATGCGGCGTTGGCCTTGGCGTTCTTTCGGCTAACATTATAAACTTTGGCACCGAAAAGATCAAAGGTGGATGGGGTTGGCGAATCTCCCTCGCACTAGCCGCATTACCGGCCTCAATCCTAACAATCGGAGCAATCCTCCTCCCCGAAACACCCAACAGCTTAATTCAAAATAGCAGTAATCCTGATAAGGCCAAAACCGTGTTGCAACGTATACGCGGCACCACCGATGTCCAAGCAGAACTAGATGATCTCGTCGAAGCAAGCTTGATTTCAAAAACCATCAACCGTCCGTTTCGAAAAATTATACAAAGAAAATATAGGCCTCAACTGGTAATGGCAATAGCTATACCATTTTTCCAACAAGTAACAGGCATCAATGTCATCACATTTTATGCACCAATTCTATTTAGGACCATTGGCCAAGGTGAAAGTGCTTCACTGATGTCCGCAGTCGTGACCGGCCTTGTTGGTACTACTGCGACATTCGTATCAGCACTCGTGGTCGATAAACTTGGTCGAAAGACCTTGTTTATGATAGGAGGAATTCAAATGTTTGTGACACAAATAACAATTGGAGTAATTATGGCCATTTTGTTAGGGGATCATGGTGGATTAAGCAAAGGGTATGCTTATTTAGTTTTAGCTTTAATTTGTGTATATGTAGCTGGTTTTGCATGGTCATGGGGACCATTAGGATGGTTAGTTCCTAGTGAGATTTTCCCACTGGAGATTAGATCAGCAGGACAAAGCATTACAGTGGCAATGGGATTTCTCTTTACATTCATCATTGCACAATCTTTTCTAGCTATGCTTTGTCGTTTCGAGTCCGGGATTTTCTTCTTTTTCGGAGGATGGGTCGTGGTGATGACTGCATTCGTGTACTTTTTGTTGCCGGAGACCAAAAATGTGCCGATTGAACAAATGGAAAAAGTGTGGAAGGATCATCGGTTTTGGAAAACAATTGTTGGAGAGGTGGACGATGAGAAGAAGGCTTATAGACAACAAGGGGCATAa